The DNA segment CCCGGTCGGCCGCGGCCCCGTCCTCGAACGACTGCTGGACGCGCTCGACCCGGTGTTCGACCGGCGGGTCCCGCCGGACGTCGCGATATACGGTCCGAAGGGCGCGGGCAAGTCGGCGCTCGTGAGCGCGCTGTTCGCCGGCCTCGACGAGCAGGTAGGCCGACAGCGACAGGGCATCGGCACGACCACCCGCGCCGGAACCGCCACCGACACGGTGCAGTTCGTCCACGTCGACGCCTACGGACTCACCAGCGAGTTCCGGTTCTACCACGCGCTACTCGACGCGGTCGTCGCCGAGTCGGTCCCGCGCCGTGGCGTCGGGACTGAGACGCTCCGCGACCGCGTCGCCGAGGAGTTCGCCTCCCCGACACGGTCGGCCGTCGTCGCCGCCGACCACCTCGCGGAGGGGGATTCACCGTCGGCCGCCGACGTCCGCGGGTGGCTCGAACCGGTCGAGGACGCCGTCGCGTTCGTCGCGGTCGGTCGAACGGTGCCCGACGAGTGGACCGCCGAGACGGTCCACGTGCCCGCCTACCGCCAGCACGCGCTCGTCGACGTCCTGACCGAACGAGCCTCGCGGGGGCTGACCAGCGGCGCACTCCGCCACGGCCAGGCCCGGCGAATCGCCGAGTGGGCCAGCGGCGACGCCCACGACGCGCTCGCCGCGACGTTCGTCGCGGCCGACCGCGCCGCCGCCGACGGCGTCGACCGCATCCGGGCGCGCGACGTCGACGACGGCATCGACGACGTGCCGACCGACGGCGTCCACCTCGGGCGCGTCCTCACCCTGCCGGAGAACCGCAGGCGGGTTCTCGCGGAACTGCTGGCGCTCGACGCCGCGCCGTCCATCGACGAGGCGGCGACCGCCATCGCGGAGCGCTCGGACCTGTCCGCCGGCACCGTCAAGCGGTTCCTCTACGAACTCGCCGAAATCGGCGTCCTCGAACGGCTGCAGACCGACGGGAGCGACGGGAGCGGCCGCCGTCCCAGTCGCGTCGAACCCCGCTTCCCGACGCTCCCGTTCCGGCGGGTCGACGGGGAGCGTCGAGGAGAGTAGGCGGTCGAGCGACGGCCGGCGTCGAAGTCGAGACGTCGGGTTTCTGCCGACCGGCGAAGGCCGAGAAGGACCGACCGGTCGCGGTCGGCCTATAAGTTCCCGGAGGGCGAAGCCGCGCCCATGCGACGACTCCGGGTGACCTTCTACGCATCGGACGTTGAGGTCCACCCGCTCCACACCCTGCTCGCCGAGCGGGCGTACGTCGAGTCGGCCCAAATGGTCCACTGGAACGCGGCGGGCGAGACGCTCACCCACGTCTTCCGGGTCGAGGGCGACCGCGAGCGGTTCGCGGCGGAACTGGCCGAGATGCCCGAGGTGTGCTCGTTCGACCTGACGCCGGTCGAGGGCGAACGTTTCTACGCCTACGTGCGCGCCGAGACGACGCCGCTCCAGCGCGAGATGTTCCGGACCTACGAGGAGGGCGGCCTGGTCGTCACCTCGCCGCTCCAACACACCGACGGCGGCGGGGTCAGCTTCGACGTGGTCGGGACCCCCGCGGCGCTCCAGGCCGCGTTCGAGTCGGCGCCCGACGGCGTCCGGGTCGACGTCGAACGGGTCGGCGGGTCGGGTGCAGACGGGGCCGACGCCGCGCTCGGCGCGCTCTCGCCGCGACAGCGCGAGGCGGTCGCGGCCGCTCTCGAACTCGGCTACTACGACGTCCCCCGGACCGCGAGCAGCGAGGCGGTCGCCGAGCGACTGGACTGTGCGCCGAGCACCGCGGCCGAACACCTCCGGAAGGCCGAGTCGAACGTCCTCCGGGCGCTGTTCGAAGGAGAGTGAGCGTTCTCCGCGTCAGTCGTTCCGCGGCGCGGGCGCGGGGTCGGTCGGCGACTCGCCGCCGTACTCCAGGTCGTCGGTGTAGTGGTCCACCAGCAGGACCGCCGCCGCGCCGACGACGGCCGCGAGGACGACGGCGACGGCCCGACTCGCGGGCCACGCCCCCGGCGCGCCGAGGACCTTCGCGGCGGGGAACCGGAGCGCGCCGACCATCAGCGCCACGAGGAACGTCAGCGTCACCTCGTGGTGCTCTTCGAGCGCCCACTCGACGACCCGCGAGAACGTGAGGATGCCGACCGCGGCGCCCGCGACGAACGAGACGACGCTGACGAACGGGCCGACCGCGTCCGAGACGGGGCCGCCCCGTACGACCCCCACGGCGGCGTCGATGAAGCCGTGGAGCGTCTCGGACATGAACGTGTACTGGCCAAGCAGGATGAGCAGGAACGACCCCGAGACGCCGGGGAGTATCATCGCGCAGATAGCGAACGCCCCGGCGACGAACAGCACGACCGGCGAGTGGGGGACGCTCGCCGACGCCGAGATGCCTGCAACGAAGAACGCGAGGAGGAAGCCGACGACTGCGGCGGCCTGCTCGCCGCGCGTGTCGAGGCCGACCTCGCTCCAGAGGACGACCGCCGAGGCGGCGATGAGGCCGAAGAAGAAGGCGTACAGCATCGCCGGGTTGGAGTTCTTTATCGCGAGCACCGCGCCGGTCACCGCCACGACGGCGGTCATCACGCCCGCGCCGAGGACGACGAGGAACCCGACGTCCATCTCGCGGAGGAGGTCGACCACGCGGCCGCGGGCGTCGGGGTCGTAGGCGCGCGGCAGGTCGACGAGCACGTGGGGGTCGAACGCCGCGATAGCGCCCACCAGTCGCTCGTAGATGCCCGTGATGAGTGCGATGGTCCCGCCGGAGACGCCGGGGACGGCGTCGGCGGCGCCCATGAACAGACCCTTGAGGTAGATGGCGAGCCACTCTCGGAGGTGGCCCGGGGAGGAAGCGTCTGACATTCGAGTGGGGCTACACCGACGGAGCGGAAAACAGTTCGGCTTTGGGGTTCGGGTGGCGTCTCGTCTTGTTGGCACTGAAATCGGGTACCGTCGCTGTAGTTGTGAGCAACCGCGACCGCAACTGCGACCGCCACGGCATCTGCGACTGCGACTCACACGACTCAAATGAGGACCGCAACCGCCACCGCGACATGGTTACCGTAACTGCAACCGCCACGGCTACAGCGACCGCTACTCACACGACGCAACTGAGGACCGCAACCGCCACCGCACCGCCTCAGCCACACGCCTCCCCAGCCGATTCCCTCACTCGCGCCTGACGGCGCCCGTTCGGTCATCCACCGTCAGAGCTTCGCTCTGACGAGCCTTCGTTCACTGCGTTCACGAAGACCTCGCGCAGAGAAGGCGCGACCCCAAACCGCGGGGTCGCGCCAGCGCGCGCCGATTCGGTGGCGAAGATAGCGCACTCGAAGGTCACGAGGATGCGCGAGGTGCGGCTGCCAGGGTGTGAATCGCCTACGAAGAAAATTCGAAAAAGCCGCGTTCTCGGTCAGTCGCGAGACGCGACGACCGCCGCGGCGCCGAACGCGCCGACCAGACCGGCGCGGAGGGGCGTCGTCTCCTCGCGGTCGGGGAGCGCGTCGGCGGGCGTCGGCTTCGCCTTTGCCGACTCGGCGCTCGGCGCGCCGAGCGCCGACGAGTTGTTCGTGGCCGCCGAGCCGTTACCGGTCGGCGCGGTGCCGTTTCCGGCCGCGGTCGAGTTGTCCGCACTCGGCGCGGTCGAGTTGCCGGCACCAGGGGCCGACTCGTTCGCTGGCGGCGCCGAGGAGTTGTTCTGCGACTGGTTCTGGTTCGGCGGCGTGTAGGTCGTCGGGGTGAGCTTCACGTTCACCGGCTTCTGGCTCTCGCCGATGACCTGGGCTTCCGTCACCTGCGCCGTGGCGTTCTGGTAGTGGAGCGTCCCGTTCTGCCAGTTACCCTGGGTGGTGAACTGGTACGGGCCGACCGCCTGTACGCTGACGTTGGTGTAGCCCTGTTTCGGCCCCCAGTTGTCGTAGCCGGTGGTTGAGTACGGCAGCGTCATCGTGAACTTCCCGTCCGCACCGGTCTTGGCCTGCTGGCGGTAGGTGAACGTGCCGTTCTGGCCGACCGGCGACATCCGGACCTGCGCGGTGACCGTCGTGTTCTTCGGGCCGGTGCCCTGGACCGTCGCGCCGGGCACGCGCTCGAACGTCTTCACCCACGAGGGCGAGGTCATGAACATCTCGCGGGGGTTGATGCCCGCCTGCTGGAGCAGGCGCGCCTCGCCCTGGAGCGTCCGGAGGTAGCTCTGGGAGCTAGTGCCGGAGGCCTTGCTCTGCTTGACGATGCGGTAGTGGTTGAGCGCCGGAATCCGCTCGTTCGGGAACGGACCGATGCCCCCGATCTGGGCCGAGCCGTCCTGCTGGACGAACTGACGAGCCTGCTTCATCGTCGGGAACTTCCGGACGACCGTGCTGTTGGCGCCCTGGTCCTCCTGGACGAACTTCGAAGCGTTCGCGCCGGAGATGCGGTCGTAGTCGACCACGTACGGCCGCGGTTCGACCGCGCTCCCGTGGTAGAGGTAGAGCCGAACCATCTGGCTCTGGTAGTAGCTCTGGTCCTTCATCAGGAACGACACCCGGGGCTGGTTCTGCTGGAGGCCGCTGTAGACGTAGGTGTAGAAGTCCCAGTTCGAGACGTTCGGGTTGAACACCGTCGGCGCGGAGAACTTCGAGGTCGGCTCGATCATCTTCCAGTCGACCATCACGTAGCGGGTGTCCTCCTGGTTCTCGCCGAGTCGCTGGATGATGTTGTTGGCCCGCGTCTCGTTCTGGGCCAGCAGGTACTTCGCGGCGGTGTCTGCGCCCTCCTGGAACGGGTTGGCGTTCGGAATCCGCTCGCCTTCGACCGTAATCCAGTGGCCGTAGTCCCACCACGACATGACGCCGTAGGACCCCTTCGGGTAGGAGAAGTCGCCGTCCTGCTGGTGGTAGGTGCCGTAGTAGTCCATCTTCGCCTCGTTGTTGGCGTTGGCGTAGTCGCCCTCCGAAGGCGTGCTGTTCGCCAGCCAGTCGAGGCTGCCGTCCCACTTCGTTATCGCGCCGGGTTGGGTGTTCTGGCCGGTGGTGACGGCGGTCGTGGTCTTGTCGATGAACGGGTTACCGCTGTTGCCGATCTGGGCCGGGAACACCAGCACGGGCGTCATCAACAGCACCACGAGCAGCACCGTGACGACCTGCGTCCCGTTGATGTCGGACAGCGAGTCGCGACTCGGCAGGTTCGCCCACGAGAACACCTGCCCCACGAGGTAGGCGTTCAGCACCGCGACCGGCACCGCGAGGTAGTAGTTGAACCGGACCTGCGTGAACGCCGCGGCGATGAGGAACGCGAACCACACGAGCACCAGGAACTTCTCGGCGCTGTGGTCGTCGTCGCGGAACGCCCGCCAGACCATCCAGAGGCCGGCCGCGATGGCGGTGAACAGCATCAATCCGTACTCCTGGATGATGATGTCGTACCACGCGATGCCGTACTGGGGCTGGGCCCGCGAGAGGAACGGCTGGGCCTCGCCGATGGTCCGGGTCGCGGCGTTGGTTTCAAACCCGATGACGCGGATGACGTTGTTCCGAATCAGGCCGAAGAACTTCGGTGCCGCGAGCGCGACGACGCCGGCGATGGCGACGATGATACCGCCGATGGCCGCCGGGTAGAGCCGCGAGTCGAGGTCGCGGGCGTCCCACTCGCGGGCGAGCCACGCCATGAAGGCGCACCCGGCGGCGACGCCGAACGCGAGGACTGGCTGGAGCGGCGAAAACTTCGTCGGACTCGGATTCAGCGTGCCGAGCGGGACGAGCAACAGCAGGCCCGTCACGGTCATGCTCACCGCGCCGGTGATGGCGAGGTGGTCGGGGCTGACCCCGCGGAGGTAGTCGGCCGAGAGCTTCAGCATGAAGAAGACGCCGAAGATACCGATGAGGAGCACGCCCGGCGGCCACGTCCACAGGTACAGCGCCGTGGCGACGCCGGCGAGGACGGCGTAGCCGAGCGGCCGACGCAGTGACGCGAAGTCGCGGTCGGCGAGCAGTTCGTAGACCGGTCGCTCGCGCTCGGCGACGGTGAGCGCGACCATCATCGCCAGCACCGCGAACGTCATGAACAGCGGTTCGGCGATGTTGTGGTCGGCGAAGCCGACGAGGCCGCGCCGGAGGAAGGTGCCGGGCAGCAGCGCCAGCACGACGACGCCGAACAGTCCGCCGAGTCGTCCGGCGAGGCGCTTGCCGACGAAGTACGTCGGGACGGCGACCAGCGCGCCGAACACCGCGGGCGCCACCAGAAGGGTCTTGGCGATCAGCTGGTTCGACGGGTCGCCGAGGCCGACTATCAGCGCGGCGGTGGCGATCAGTTGGTCGTACAGCGTCCCGAACTGGCCGACGCTGGTGCCGAACGGGAAGTAGGTCCACGGGTCGTACGGCATCGTCTTCGGCCAGTTGTGGACCGTGTAGGTTACTTGCCGGAAGTGATACCACGCGTCGTTGCCGGAGAAGAATATCTCGCCGCCTTTGGTGAACTTCTCGAAGGCCTGGAGGCGCACCCACAGCATGAACACCATGGCGGCGCCCAACACGGGGACGTGATACCAGTCTTCGAACGCGTCGAGGACCGACCCGACCGTATCGGTGGAGTCCTCGACCTGCTCAGTCTGCTGGCTCATTGAATTGAGAAACTGCCAAAACGCGCATAAGCCTTATGAATTGAACACGTGGCCGGAAACGAACCTGTCCTTGGTCAGTTGGATTCCGCCGTGGAACTCTGCCGACGGGCGGTCCCGCCGACCATCGTCCGCGGTCAGATGCCGTAGCCGCGACGACAACGCCGCCTCAGGGGAGCATCTGGTTTCGTAAATCCCGGACGACGCCGCGGGCGTCGAGGCGGATACGCTCGCTCAACATCAGCAGGACGGCGAAGTACGTCGCACCGCCGACGGCGAGCACCGCCGCGAGGCGGAGCGCGCCGTGCGCGCCGCCGAGTTCGAGGGTGACGGCGTAGACGACGGCGGTCATCGCGAGCATGGCGACGACCTGTCGGCCCACGTCCGCGACCGCGGCGGGCGAAACCGGTTCGTCGAGGAGGTAGAACAGCGTGGCGACGCTCGCGCCGAACGAGAACACCGTGGCCCACGCGACGCCCCACGAGTCGTAGAGGTCCGTCAGCGGAATCGCCGTCAGGCCGTACACCGCGATGAGCAGGAACCCGCTCATCGCGTACACCCGCGGCCGGTCGGTGCCGAGGAAGAACTTCTCCAGGCCCTCGCGGTAGCCGTTCATCAGGTTCGCTATCGCCAGAACCGGAATCAGCGAGTTCGCGAGTCCGACCGCGCCGACCACCGGGAGGACGGTCGTTCCGGCGGCCGTCCCGTAGAGGGTCAACAGCAGGTCGTTGCCGATTATCGCGCCGCCGCCGACGACCGGGATGGCGAACAGGCCGGCGTAGGTGAGGATGGCCCCGAGGAGGTAGGTGGTCTCCTCGTCGTTGCCCTCGTCGGCGTGGACCGACACCTGCGGGAGCGCGACCTGCGCGAGCGCCGAGGAGAACAGCATCGACGCCTCGGTGAGGGTGAAGACGTTCTTGTAGACGCCGGTCACGCCGGTGCCGACGAACTGGCCCAGCAGGATGTAGTCCGCGTGTTTGAACAGTTGACTCGAGACGCTCTGGACGTAGGAGTACTTCGAGTAGTCGAGGAACTCCCGGAACATCGACCGCGAGGGGCGGGCCGGAATCACCCGCGCGAACCCGAAGAACGAGACGCAGAAGGTCAGGAACTGACCGACGATGAGCCCCCAGATGAGCCCGTAGACGCCGAATCCGGCGACCACGAGCGCCGCCTGAATCGGGACGATGAGCGCGTACCGCCCGTTCTCTATCGCGCCGACGAGCGCGACCCGCTGTTTCCCTTCGAGGAACGCCCCCGAGAGGCGGTAGAGCCCCCACGTGAGCACGCCGAGCGGGACGAGCATCGCCGCCTCGGTGTGGAGGATACCGTTGAGGTACCCCCGGAGGGGTGCGACGACGGCCGTCAGGATTCCGACGCCCCCGAGGAGTATCAGCGTCGCGCTCGCGAAGTGCCGCGCCTCGGCCCCGCCCTCGCTCACGTTCTTGACCAGCACCGGAAACAGCCCGAACGTCGCGAGGTTGGCCGCGATCATCTGCATCCCGAGGAAGATGGAGTAGACCCCGATGCCGTCGAAGCCGAGTTCGCGCGTGAAGAAGATGGTCCCGAGGAACCCCAGAAGCGTCCCCAGGACGTTCGTGACGAACCGCTTGGAGATTTCCGCGCCGACCTTCATACGAGCCTACTCCAGGTACCCCAGTTCGCGGAGTCGGTCCTTGACCTCGCCCTCCTTCTCGTCGTCCCCGACGACGCCGCCGGCGGTGACGGCGTCGGCGCCGACGAACTCGTAGGTTTCGGGTTCGCGTTCGGCGGGGTCGCTCCCCTCGGCGAACACGTCGAGGACCTCGCCCGTCATCGACTCGGGCAAGCGGTAGCCGAGCGCGTGGAGCACCGTGGGCGCCACGTCGGTGATGGTCGCGCCCTCGATTTCGCCGGTCCGGAACGAGGGGCCGCGCGCGAGGAAGATGCCCTCGCGAGCGTGGCCGCTGGTGTCGACCTCGAACAGCGGTTCGTCGACGTCGAACCGCGAGGAGGCGTGGACCTCCGGCGTCTCGATAATCATGGCGAGGTCGGGCGTGTGCGGCCCGCCGCGGTCGAGGCGCTCGAACCGGACGTCGAGGTCCGCGTCGGCGG comes from the Halorussus vallis genome and includes:
- a CDS encoding helix-turn-helix domain-containing protein, whose amino-acid sequence is MRRLRVTFYASDVEVHPLHTLLAERAYVESAQMVHWNAAGETLTHVFRVEGDRERFAAELAEMPEVCSFDLTPVEGERFYAYVRAETTPLQREMFRTYEEGGLVVTSPLQHTDGGGVSFDVVGTPAALQAAFESAPDGVRVDVERVGGSGADGADAALGALSPRQREAVAAALELGYYDVPRTASSEAVAERLDCAPSTAAEHLRKAESNVLRALFEGE
- a CDS encoding Cdc6/Cdc18 family protein encodes the protein MNLEERIARRQTTRDDDLVVDRNVLNPAVHLPDPVGRGPVLERLLDALDPVFDRRVPPDVAIYGPKGAGKSALVSALFAGLDEQVGRQRQGIGTTTRAGTATDTVQFVHVDAYGLTSEFRFYHALLDAVVAESVPRRGVGTETLRDRVAEEFASPTRSAVVAADHLAEGDSPSAADVRGWLEPVEDAVAFVAVGRTVPDEWTAETVHVPAYRQHALVDVLTERASRGLTSGALRHGQARRIAEWASGDAHDALAATFVAADRAAADGVDRIRARDVDDGIDDVPTDGVHLGRVLTLPENRRRVLAELLALDAAPSIDEAATAIAERSDLSAGTVKRFLYELAEIGVLERLQTDGSDGSGRRPSRVEPRFPTLPFRRVDGERRGE
- a CDS encoding DUF368 domain-containing protein, which encodes MSDASSPGHLREWLAIYLKGLFMGAADAVPGVSGGTIALITGIYERLVGAIAAFDPHVLVDLPRAYDPDARGRVVDLLREMDVGFLVVLGAGVMTAVVAVTGAVLAIKNSNPAMLYAFFFGLIAASAVVLWSEVGLDTRGEQAAAVVGFLLAFFVAGISASASVPHSPVVLFVAGAFAICAMILPGVSGSFLLILLGQYTFMSETLHGFIDAAVGVVRGGPVSDAVGPFVSVVSFVAGAAVGILTFSRVVEWALEEHHEVTLTFLVALMVGALRFPAAKVLGAPGAWPASRAVAVVLAAVVGAAAVLLVDHYTDDLEYGGESPTDPAPAPRND
- a CDS encoding oligosaccharide flippase family protein, whose product is MKVGAEISKRFVTNVLGTLLGFLGTIFFTRELGFDGIGVYSIFLGMQMIAANLATFGLFPVLVKNVSEGGAEARHFASATLILLGGVGILTAVVAPLRGYLNGILHTEAAMLVPLGVLTWGLYRLSGAFLEGKQRVALVGAIENGRYALIVPIQAALVVAGFGVYGLIWGLIVGQFLTFCVSFFGFARVIPARPSRSMFREFLDYSKYSYVQSVSSQLFKHADYILLGQFVGTGVTGVYKNVFTLTEASMLFSSALAQVALPQVSVHADEGNDEETTYLLGAILTYAGLFAIPVVGGGAIIGNDLLLTLYGTAAGTTVLPVVGAVGLANSLIPVLAIANLMNGYREGLEKFFLGTDRPRVYAMSGFLLIAVYGLTAIPLTDLYDSWGVAWATVFSFGASVATLFYLLDEPVSPAAVADVGRQVVAMLAMTAVVYAVTLELGGAHGALRLAAVLAVGGATYFAVLLMLSERIRLDARGVVRDLRNQMLP
- a CDS encoding oligosaccharyl transferase, archaeosortase A system-associated, whose amino-acid sequence is MSQQTEQVEDSTDTVGSVLDAFEDWYHVPVLGAAMVFMLWVRLQAFEKFTKGGEIFFSGNDAWYHFRQVTYTVHNWPKTMPYDPWTYFPFGTSVGQFGTLYDQLIATAALIVGLGDPSNQLIAKTLLVAPAVFGALVAVPTYFVGKRLAGRLGGLFGVVVLALLPGTFLRRGLVGFADHNIAEPLFMTFAVLAMMVALTVAERERPVYELLADRDFASLRRPLGYAVLAGVATALYLWTWPPGVLLIGIFGVFFMLKLSADYLRGVSPDHLAITGAVSMTVTGLLLLVPLGTLNPSPTKFSPLQPVLAFGVAAGCAFMAWLAREWDARDLDSRLYPAAIGGIIVAIAGVVALAAPKFFGLIRNNVIRVIGFETNAATRTIGEAQPFLSRAQPQYGIAWYDIIIQEYGLMLFTAIAAGLWMVWRAFRDDDHSAEKFLVLVWFAFLIAAAFTQVRFNYYLAVPVAVLNAYLVGQVFSWANLPSRDSLSDINGTQVVTVLLVVLLMTPVLVFPAQIGNSGNPFIDKTTTAVTTGQNTQPGAITKWDGSLDWLANSTPSEGDYANANNEAKMDYYGTYHQQDGDFSYPKGSYGVMSWWDYGHWITVEGERIPNANPFQEGADTAAKYLLAQNETRANNIIQRLGENQEDTRYVMVDWKMIEPTSKFSAPTVFNPNVSNWDFYTYVYSGLQQNQPRVSFLMKDQSYYQSQMVRLYLYHGSAVEPRPYVVDYDRISGANASKFVQEDQGANSTVVRKFPTMKQARQFVQQDGSAQIGGIGPFPNERIPALNHYRIVKQSKASGTSSQSYLRTLQGEARLLQQAGINPREMFMTSPSWVKTFERVPGATVQGTGPKNTTVTAQVRMSPVGQNGTFTYRQQAKTGADGKFTMTLPYSTTGYDNWGPKQGYTNVSVQAVGPYQFTTQGNWQNGTLHYQNATAQVTEAQVIGESQKPVNVKLTPTTYTPPNQNQSQNNSSAPPANESAPGAGNSTAPSADNSTAAGNGTAPTGNGSAATNNSSALGAPSAESAKAKPTPADALPDREETTPLRAGLVGAFGAAAVVASRD